A single Ziziphus jujuba cultivar Dongzao chromosome 11, ASM3175591v1 DNA region contains:
- the LOC107432825 gene encoding profilin-1 encodes MSWQTYVDDHLMCDIEGNHLSAAAIIGQDGNVWAQSPTFPQFKPEEITAIVNDFAEPGTLAPTGLYLGGTKYMVIQGEPGAVIRGKKGPGGVTVKKTNQALIIGIYDEPMTPGQCNMIVERLGDYLIDQGL; translated from the exons atGTCGTGGCAAACTTACGTTGACGACCATCTGATGTGCGACATCGAAGGCAACCATCTCTCTGCCGCCGCCATCATCGGCCAAGACGGCAACGTTTGGGCTCAGAGCCCCACTTTCCCtcag TTCAAGCCCGAGGAAATAACCGCCATTGTGAATGACTTTGCTGAACCTGGAACACTTGCACCAACTGGATTGTACCTTGGTGGAACAAAATATATGGTGATTCAAGGGGAGCCAGGAGCTGTCATTCGAGGGAAGAAG GGCCCTGGTGGTGTTACTGTTAAAAAGACTAATCAAGCTCTGATTATCGGTATCTATGATGAACCAATGACACCTGGCCAGTGCAACATGATTGTTGAAAGGCTCGGTGATTACCTCATTGATCAGGGTCTCTAG
- the LOC107432785 gene encoding glucan endo-1,3-beta-glucosidase 13, which translates to MGRGFRFIFATSLLLTLLDLCNGSNIGVCYGRNADDLPTPDKVAQLVQLHNIKYVRIYDSNIQVLKAFANTGVELMIGVTNADLLPFSQFQSNADTWLKNSILPYYPATKITIITIGSEVTEAPNNVSASVVPAMKNVLTALRKAGLHKKIKVSSTHSLGVLSRSFPPSAGAFNSSHAFFLKPMLEFLAENQSPFMIDIYPYYAYRDSLTNVSLDYALFKSSSEVIDPNTGLLYTNMFDAQIDALYFALMALNFRTIKIMVTETGWPTKGSPKETAATPDNAQIYNTNLIRHVLNDSGTPAKPGEELDVYIFSLFNENRKPGIESERNWGLFYPDQTSVYNLDFTGRGALDTPTESNITSSNATTWCIASNKSSERDLQNALDWACGSGNVDCTAIQPSQPCYEPDNLASHASYAFNSYYQQNGATDVACSFGGSGIRVDKDPSYDKCIYMSARSNKTIASNTTAISSTSSYARNKIPPACFSSLILATFILLLLKISHA; encoded by the exons ATGGGGAGGGGTTTCAGGTTCATTTTCGCTACTTCACTGTTGCTCACTCTACTGG ATCTCTGCAATGGAAGCAACATTGGAGTTTGTTATGGGAGAAATGCTGATGACCTTCCCACACCTGACAAGGTGGCACAGCTGGTTCAACTTCACAATATTAAATATGTAAGGATCTATGACTCCAATATACAGGTCCTCAAAGCCTTTGCAAACACTGGAGTTGAACTTATGATTGGGGTCACAAATGCAGACTTATTGCCATTCTCTCAATTCCAATCCAATGCAGACACTTGGCTTAAGAATAGTATTCTTCCTTACTACCCAGCCACAAAGATCACAATCATTACTATTGGTTCTGAAGTCACCGAGGCCCCTAATAATGTATCTGCTTCAGTAGTGCCTGCCATGAAAAATGTCCTGACAGCCCTCAGAAAAGCTGGTCTGCATAAGAAGATCAAAGTTTCAAGTACCCATTCCCTTGGAGTACTTTCCCGATCATTCCCTCCCTCTGCGGGGGCTTTTAACAGCAGCCATGCATTTTTTCTCAAACCAATGTTGGAATTTCTTGCTGAAAACCAGTCTCCTTTCATGATAGATATTTATCCATACTATGCTTACAGAGATTCCTTGACCAATGTATCCCTGGACTATGCTCTATTCAAGTCATCTTCTGAAGTAATCGACCCAAACACTGGCTTGTTGTACACAAACATGTTTGATGCTCAGATTGATGCTCTATACTTTGCACTGATGGCTCTGAATTTCAGAACAATTAAAATTATGGTGACTGAGACTGGCTGGCCTACAAAAGGATCACCTAAGGAAACAGCAGCAACTCCTGATAATGCCCAAATTTATAATACCAATCTGATTCGTCATGTCTTGAATGATAGTGGTACACCTGCAAAGCCTGGAGAGGAGTTGGATGTGTATATCTTCTCTTTGTTCAATGAAAATAGGAAGCCGGGAATAGAATCTGAAAGAAATTGGGGGTTATTTTATCCTGACCAGACAAGTGTCTATAACCTGGATTTCACCGGAAGAGGTGCTCTTGATACGCCTACAGAGTCTAATATAACCAgttcaaatgcaacaacatggTGCATTGCTTCAAACAAGTCTTCTGAAAGGGACTTGCAAAATGCCTTAGATTGGGCTTGTGGTTCTGGAAATGTGGACTGTACTGCTATTCAACCTAGCCAGCCTTGTTATGAACCGGATAATCTGGCCTCACATGCATCTTATGCATTCAACAGTTACTACCAGCAGAACGGGGCAACTGATGTTGCTTGCAGTTTTGGAGGCTCAGGGATTAGAGTTGACAAGGACCCAA GCTATGACAAGTGCATCTACATGAGTGCTAG AAGCAACAAAACCATAGCAAGCAACACGACAGCGATTTCTTCAACTTCTTCCTACGCACGCAACAAAATTCCACCTGCATGCTTCTCTAGCCTCATTCTAGCAACCTTCATTCTGTTGCTCTTAAAAATTAGCCATGCTTGA